Proteins from one Romboutsia sp. CE17 genomic window:
- a CDS encoding cyclic lactone autoinducer peptide: protein MNFLFDFISNLASGAATYCSLIFFEPEMPKSLREE from the coding sequence ATGAACTTTTTATTTGATTTTATTTCAAATTTAGCATCTGGTGCAGCTACATACTGCTCATTAATATTCTTTGAACCAGAAATGCCTAAATCTTTAAGAGAAGAGTAA
- a CDS encoding accessory gene regulator ArgB-like protein, producing MGVEQISLNLAKRLGNKLDKNEEEIAVLNYGLFFLIHTSIAIVLTFLVGIVLGIFTEIMIISISASLLKRYSGGVHSSSPNRCVISGLILSVIASFISKYIAINFDYINMVLFEVIIMIVSAVIFYKKCPVPSKNKPLKKESTRIKLRKKAFQMMFLYTIIIIVLCTVYSFKQIYWMKLASFSIVMGIVIQTIAITKSGDLLINFFEKIFDFVKIN from the coding sequence TTGGGAGTAGAGCAAATTTCTTTAAACCTTGCGAAGAGACTAGGTAATAAGCTTGATAAAAATGAAGAAGAAATAGCCGTTTTAAATTATGGATTATTTTTCTTAATACATACATCTATTGCAATAGTATTAACTTTTCTAGTAGGAATAGTTTTGGGAATTTTTACTGAGATAATGATAATATCTATATCAGCATCATTATTAAAAAGATATTCTGGCGGAGTTCATTCTAGTTCGCCAAATAGATGTGTAATATCAGGTTTAATTTTATCAGTAATAGCATCATTTATAAGCAAATACATTGCTATAAATTTTGATTATATAAATATGGTTTTATTTGAAGTTATAATAATGATTGTAAGCGCAGTTATTTTTTATAAAAAATGTCCTGTGCCATCTAAAAATAAACCATTAAAAAAAGAAAGTACAAGAATAAAATTAAGAAAAAAAGCATTTCAAATGATGTTTTTATATACAATTATAATAATAGTATTATGTACTGTTTATAGTTTTAAGCAAATATATTGGATGAAGCTTGCTTCATTTTCAATTGTAATGGGAATTGTTATACAAACAATTGCAATAACAAAATCAGGAGATTTATTAATTAACTTTTTTGAAAAAATCTTTGATTTTGTTAAAATTAATTAG